The window TTTGGTCGATCGCCATGGCTTTCTGTGGTGGTTTCATGGACAAGGCCAAGCCATACATCGCCATGATCTCCCTACAGTTTGGCTACGCCGGCATGAACGTCCTTACCAAGGTCTCTCTCAACGGCGGGATGAGCCACTACGTGCTCGTCGTGTACCGACACGCCTTCGCCACACTCGCCATTGCACCCTTCGCTCTCTTCATCGAGAGGTATAGCTAGCTAGCTACTCAATTACTAGTGTACGCATGTATTGGTGGTATTTTTTTATCTAACTAGCTTGTGAAACTTGACATGAAATGGCAGGAAAGTGAGGCCGAAGATGACGTGGTCCATCTTCTTCCAAATCTTCGTCCTTGCGCTGCTCGGGTTAGTGCATGCTAGCTAGCTACCTGCAAAAATCATCTGAGATGCATGTCTGAAATGACACGCCCATCTTACCCCTGTTCTTGATTTCTTTACTGCAGACCGGTGATCGATCAGAATTTCTACTACGTGGGGCTGAAGTACACCGGCCCGACGTTCGCCTGCGCGATGAGCAACATCCTGCCGGCGATGACCTTCGTCATGGCGGTGATCTTCAGGTACAATTTCACTACCAGCTTACTTTGTATGTCGTGCATCATATGCATACATGCGCACATGGAACGAGAAACcattgctaacattttgcatgaTGTTCGGTACATAGGATGGAGAAGATAGAGTTGAAGAAGGTGCGGTGCCAGGCCAAGATCTTCGGAACGGTGGTGACGGTGGCCGGCGCTATGCTCATGACGCTTTACAAGGGGCCCCTCATGCACCTGCCATGGACCAACGGCCACGCGCAGCCCAGCGGCGGCGAGGCCCCGGGTGCCGCCGGCGTCGACCCCACCGCGAGGGAGTGGTTCCTGGGCTCCCTCTTCATCATCATCGCCACCCTCGCCTGGGCCTCGCTCTTCATCCTGCAGACCCACACCATCAAGAAGTACACTGCCCAGCTCTCCCTCACCACCCTCATCTGCTTCATCGGCACCATCCAGGCCATCGCCGTAACCTTCATCATGGAGCGCCGCGTCTCCGTCTGGACCATCGGCTTCGACATGaacctcctcgccgccgcctacGCAGTACGACCACTTACCATTGTCCACTTCGTGGCCATGATCTCTTCCATTACCAGTTCTTGACCGGTTTTGCTGGTATTTTGCAGGGCATCGTGACGTCGAGCATCGCGTACTACGTGCAGGGGCTGGTGATCCAGAAGACGGGGCCGGTGTTCGCGTCGGCGTTCAGCCCGCTGATGATGATCATCGTGGCCGTCATGGGGTCCTTCATCCTGTCCGAGAAGATATACCTCGGGGCCGTGCTGGGCGCCGTGGTGATCGTGGTCGGGCTCTACGCCGTGCTCTGGGGCAAGCACAAGGAGACGCAGGAGCAGGAGGCGGACGCCAAGGCGGCGCTGCCGGTGGCCTCCAAGGGACCAGACGGCGCGAGCGTCCTGCAAGgagctgctgccgccgccggagATGATGATGGGATGAGGTCGGCCTCCAACGGACGTGGAGCTGGGTCAGCCAGTGCAGTTTGATGGACTGGGAACTCCAATAATCTGTGCCCTTGACATGAGAAGACGTAGGTCGTCGTCGTCCACGACGCACGCACTACGGCCCCGTCGGAATGGAGGTTTTCTGCTAGGAATCTCGTGCTGTTGTCCGTGAAATTTCTGCTTTCCAAGCACACGACCCACCAGCATTAGCCGCCAGAAGGGCTAGTGGCTCGAATTTTTGTTTTACGATGTGTGATTGATCGATATGCTACACTTATTTGTCATTAGTACTGCTACATCTCTGTCCATCTCGGAGAGTGATGTGATTTGCCTTTCCACTTTACTTGTCTATAATATTATAAGTGCATCAATGTTATGAGATTCCAAGCGGCCTTcctattttattttttaaacacTGATCGTAGAACAATTGTTCTTTGTTCTATGGTGATTTTCTCATTATCAAAATATAGACAAGGTTAACTACAAAACTCAATCCTCCTGCTAGATTGCATCTAGCTCTCCTCATGAGAAGATCCTCCCAAGATGAGGGTCTTCTCGCCTTCCGCCGGCACCGCCGCCAACCTTAAGGCCATGGAGGCGCGGTGGACTTCGGCCCTCTCCGGTGGGAGGGCTCTTGCTCTGTTTTTAGGTCTTTTTTTAGGGTTGATTAGGGTCCGTGTCCTACTCAGGGATGCGAGACGGCGACGGCTCACTGTAGTTGGAATAAGGTCCTCTCCGCCTAGTCCCCGTTTTGGCGGTGCGTACAGCGTCATCAGAAAGCGTGTGGAGGTGTATCTCCGACGGGTCTCGTCGGATTCGGTTGGTGTTGGTCTTcggtggatcttcatggatctagTCTTGGTGCGTCTATGTCCATGTGTCTACAGGTTAGATTCTTCGGGTCTACGCTTCTCTTCATCGGCAGCGGTTACCGTTGTGGTGCGCTGGTcctgtggggccttagcacgacgactttccGACTGTTTACTACAACGAATTTTGCCCGGCTCCGGTGAAAGAGGGGCGATGATGGCGGTGCGTCTCCAGCTCGCTCCAGTGTTTGTAGTCATCGCTAGGTGGTCAAttgatctggatgtaatttttattatttctagtgttcTTTGTACTGCCAAGATAGTTAAATAGATTAGaagttttctcgcaaaaaaaaaactagaaagcaagaaaaaggctAGAAACACTACCCAATACCCCTCTTTTGGCAACATCATAATTTTTTAAAAGATTATTAAGAATCCACTCTTGTATAATCTGAACCTTGGTATCCTTTATTCGGTTGCACACATTGTTAAGATCCTGCTTCAAAAGGGCCCTCCAAGATACCACACTTGGCTTGATCTTGCTTTAAAAGGACCCTCCAAGATGCCACACTTGGCCTTGCGTCCTTGCTATTTTCACTGAAGAGTTATAGTATGCTAATACAAGATCGTGAATGAAAGGGGGCCTCTCTGGAACCAACAAGCGATGCTGCAAGCCGTATGAGCATATTTAGTTAGACAGTGAAACCCTATTCTGGGATCCAGCAGTCTAGGCGGAGCAAACTCCTGCTCAGCCTTAAGCCTCTTTATCTCATTGATCAGATGACCATACGGTGACTTGACGAGAGAGTTGTCAGATAGAGCAGGTAAGACTCCATATTTTATGAGATTCCAAGCGGCTTCGCTATTTAGCCGGCATGTAACTCCGGGACCGAGATGGGATGACGTTGGATTGAGATCCAACGGTTCAGACATAATCGACTGAAACTATTATTTTTCCGGCCTGATCTATAGACTGACCCAACAATATCACATACCATATCTCAACAGATTGGCGTAATTTTTCTACCGCGTGTACAACCCTATAATAATAGTTTTTTCTCCAAAAGAAAACTACAAGATCAATGACTTCGGACCCCCCAAATGTTGTAACTGACAGACACGAGTTGGTGGTTTCCTTGCGGCAACCAAGTAAATGGCCTGCAGCTGGATAGGCATGAATCAAGTTGCACGTTGTGGCAGGCTCCTGAGTGCTATGGTTACGCAAGTACACACTACAAAAGCACAGTCGTCACGAAAGATTCATTTAGAAAGTTCCTTTGGTGAACATACTGCCTGTGCAACAAAATGCAGGGGTATGCCGTCACCCAAGAATGTTGTGTCTGGTACGTGGAGTTGGATTCAGACTCCACTGAGATGACACTTGACACTTGTTGCTTTCTGGTAACTTGAGCTATCACTTTGGTAACTATGCAGAGAACCGTAGGTGCATAAGTGCTTCTAGTTAAGGGTAGATAAGAAAGATCGGTGTGAAAGGACCTTCGGTGCACCTCAAATTTGTTCAGGCCCGCCAAGCTAGTTCCTACCGTGGTTGGTTTGCTCAAAGAAAGGAAAGAGAGGATAGTACTCTTGATTTATGGTGGTGTACCCTTATAGGGGTTACTGCTAAAAGTCTCAAGGCTTATCTTCATGGCCTCATGGGTTACTGATCAAAGTCTCAAGGTTTATCTTCATGAGAAATTTTATGATGCTCCCACTTACAAGAAATATATTTAGTGGTCATTATAGCGTTAAGGCCTCTTCCAATTCATTGGTGCTTATGCGAGGTGTTAACTGCATTAGAAGGCTTAGCAAGCACACATGCATTGGGAGATTAGTGTTAAAAAAACTAATCTCCCAATGCATATAGTGCATATATGCTTAGCTTTTGTAGCTAAGTTTTTCTCATTTAATTATTTAAAAACTAAACTCCTTCATGCATTGGTTGGTAGGCATTTTGTATAGATCCACACGCTTAGCATCGTTTTTTCCTGGGTCATCATAATGCCCTCTCTCCTCTTTAATTGTTTTGCCGCATCATTTTTTTCCTCTGTGACACCCTTAGCACCTGTGCACCATGAAGCGCTGGGAAGGGCCTAAAATAACTACTACCTCTGTCCGGGTTTATTAATCtccatcgtattttgggtcaaagtttgaccacataTTTCACTAGCAAAATGTAATGCATGTAACAAAAAATATATTGTTAGATTTGTATTTGAATGTAGTTTTCAATGATTATGTTTGTTACGTATAATTTAAATTTTATTAGTTAAAATCATGATAAAAAATACAAGAGGGACTAGTAagccaggacagaggtagtaacGAATATCAAATATAATTGTTTTCTTGGTGTAGGTGCATCTATtccaaaaaactaaaaatataaCAACTCTTAAATAATAAAACTCTTTGCGCCATTCCATGCAGACTAGTAACAAGACAAAAAAATGAATGGATATTAATTTCCTCCCTTCCGGTTTAGTTGACCTCTGACACTTGTTGCTTTCTGGTAACTTGAGCTATCACTTGGGTAACTATGCAGAGAACTGTAGATGTATACGTGTTTCTAGTTAAGGGTGGATAAGGAAAGATCGGCGTGAAAGGACCTTGGGTGCACCTCAAATTTGTTCAGGCCCGCCAAGCTAGTTCCTACCGTGGTTGGTTTGCTTACAAGAAAGGAGAGAAAGGATAATACTCTTGATTTATGGTGGTGTGCCCTTCTAGGGGTTACTGATAAAAGTCTCAAGGCTTATCTTCATGGGTTACTGATCAAAGTCTCAAGGTTTATCTTCATGAGAAAttttatgatactcccacttACAAGAAATATATTTACTTATCATTATAGTAGTGTTAAGGCCTCTTCCAATGCattggtgcttagatgaggtgttAAGTGCATTAAAAGTCTTTGGTCATTTAATGATCAAGCATGCATgaattgcaattaatgcatttgGTAAACAtgattttttgaggaaaatgagcAGACTGATTTAGTACTTCTGCAAGTACAAAATTTGATCCACCACTCACATTGGATCAGCAATATTAACGACTCATATTTACTTAGCACATCTTAAAaagtaaagaaaataaaatgagcAGGAAATAGAGAGGTTATGTTGCGCATTATTAAACTCGTGCAGTGACATAGAGTTCCAAGTTTTGTTGCGCATTAAACTCGTACTTCAACCATCCCTTCTTTTTTTCGTAAAAGTACTCATCTCACTCTCTGAATTCTTAGACATGGAGGAATTTTGTGCCCCCATTTGTATGACTTTTAAAATAAGAAATTATCAAAAATCTAGGGAATTTATAAAAGTGAAgaatttaaaataaaataaaaacaggCAAAAGTAGAAAAATATATATACTAGAGAAGTTACTACACAATTTACGGATTttttatttataaatattaaaataaaatgAAACAAAACATTGAAGTATTATAGGAAACCCAAATATATAGTTTGATAAAACTTCTAAACAATTTTAAAtccataaaaataataatttccTTATTTTTCATATTGCTTTTGATTTTTGTAACATTTTTTTCAACAAGTTCCTTTTTTTCTCCACCAAAAATTACTGCATTTTATTTTAATGCAATTTCaaaatatttttcttttcttttgtttccACTAGATaactgcatgtgcaaaactaccACCTTATCATTTGTCACAAGATTTTGACTAGATCTGGCACcaatgtgacacccaaaatttttaattggattttccaaacttttaatttttatttgaggagggtatttaaattttcttctaaagaaccaCCCTCTCAAAATTTTCTCTTATGGCAAGTGTtctatttggattcacccaaggcttgattttggtcttggaggttttcctcttttattttgactcaaaccaaaatgttttTCTCTTGGAAAATTGCCTTTTAAAATTTTCTTTGAAAAAGGCCCTATaacttttggaatgatcctttgccactttcaacaattctctcttgccatgatcCTAGTgtaaatccactctcctaaaccttccctcacctttggatcatgatttgcatcaaatccagcaagttggacctccccatataattattttccatttaaatcttatcaaaacaatttctgtcttctattctagcccttggagatttacaaaggaactaccctttctgttttgattcttgcccccaaacctttttcccttcctagtcctttgaaccctcaaccaagatccatgaagatccactggtcttcagttcaaatttttcaaactatacttgctgcaagtttggaccagatttgtcaaatttggtgaaattcattcaaatctttctccaaaaattctgagtaaaatcaggcagcctctgggtgcattgagtggtcacctcaccaagtcccagccccaggaaattttttctccttgccaaatcattctgtcgaacacctactggacactgttactgtcattgttcagttaagttcagaaacagtttcagtacactgtcgttttcttcagaaacggttgtcgatctcgacagtgccgcgttgTCGCCGTgttccccgtcccctcccccttgtccctgcaccgcacgagcgcctggacacttgcggacgtcggcgacgagctggaggaggtgcgccgccccgtgaccgacgccagcggcggctttgcggccgccagagagaggcgcggtgcagacggcgccacccagcgccgcccaagccaccggagatcgccgcgtggccttccactccccagaacgcgctgccactctcatcgtgaaccgcagggcgcggagcgcgctctctgccgccgtcgtgcccgtgcggccaccccaccgtggaccggcgccattacgccaagaccaaccgagatttgcgggggaacggcaccagtacacctcactgatgctgcctggccactcaaaccccctgctcaaccactgcctcgccgtaatcactcgccggagcaaccccgttcacggccatcccctcgatccgcctataaatagaggccccgagcttcaactcgaacccacaccacctctgcactccacctagaccgcgccaagccactggaagagccccgagggagctttcttccccgactccggccgccgcgacccgccacgggatccagctcgattcgctcccgtgcgtgctcCCCTGCCtaccatctcttgccagtagctctctagtgcatccctctttctgacccgcgcttcaattcgaggtttgcagcacccaccggagttctccaccatcgcccgagccgccgtccgccggagaaagtgtcgccgtcgacgcggtgctctccgacggtcgagtccaccacccaccgacgcggaaggacacgctgaagctcttggtacactccgatctccctgtctcgccgtggttcgacgccggcaaccaccgcagtcttcgggcgccggcgagcttttaaacctgacacgtgggaccccctgtcagcctctcttctgttttccctcgcgaaacgttttctgttggcgccttcgggcaaatacgtcttcccctttgagctggcgcgtttctttccgaagcgttttctgttttctcagttaaacccctggaacttttctgtttcattacagatgagtccctggacagaaacctttataactttttaataaaaagtgatttttgagtgattctttttttgtcagtcttgtatttttgtctagttttttatagtatttattttgaaattttttggagaagtttttatgcacgcgttggttttcacgttagtgcccgttttcgttatgccgtaggtttcggaagaggtgacggagccgcgaacttcgccgagctagactccgacttctccgaaccaggcaagcatgtttgaacctttgatatgataggtgttgtGCATGTTTCGCGTGAGAggttgtgtgtggcatatgagtatcggtgagtacctcgttgcttgtgaggcaactacccgcgtgttccaaagttgcgatgatagATGGCCTAACCATGTGGTGACATggagggcagcaaggtggtactgttgtagcatgccagccttgtgccatccgacaaattccgacgttaacgtggacggagtcacgttatcgttcttccccttttcgtgctaccacacgttttctgccagaatgcggtttagtaagttggtaacctctttccgtgtacacaccaaacagaggggccgggatgatggttccatggccctggattaaagccagtcatccggtcagggggcatgggtgttttcggttgggaccgagaggggggcaccccttagagcgcgcgtatagaaatttgatcccatgctacgcgaggttgtagcctccccgtctcaaggtttttcttgaacgttgccgagggtgatccctggcttcggaatgttgaatgggtgtgtactggttagacatgtttcttctaaaacaccgtaaacggaactagtccccgtgactaccgaaatccgttggctgtggtaaaagtgcaaactctgcagagtcaaatccttccaagtcatcgtatccatgatcaggtAGAGTAATCAGTAcatccatatctatcctcgtggaaatctatccccggtgaacaagctcaagtggtaaacccagtttaattgtttttcctgcggatggactaaccttatatttgtctcgtacttatAATAATTTATattctcgagctactgaattattgagctatggtgtaagccctttatgcgatgtcgctcagacgtccgactgtggcatgtttgccttTTACTTTCCATATGAGCCCTttctgtgatgtcgctcagacgttcgactgtggcatgttcatcttttattttctgttataagccctttatgtggtgtcgccttgacgcccgactgcggcattgtatttcctgcattttccgctcgaggagtcattcagaccctcgtttggcaccagtattactattcttgcagtttcctctcgaggagtctttcagaccctcgtttggcaccagtattactattcttgcagtttcctctcgaggagtctttcagaccctcgtttggcacccagtatttactttgggatttcgggaggactaccgcccgacttctctgttattttcccatgcattattgtctctatgtctgaacgcacttgttatcCTGTTCAAATGCTTCATGTTTatatttgttatatcttatgtccgaactgtcttgcgagtactttcatagtactcacctggcttgttgatttggccagatgttgacgaaggtgatctcttggatgaagaatttgatagtgcgtccgacgcctagaggagtcccagtcagt is drawn from Aegilops tauschii subsp. strangulata cultivar AL8/78 chromosome 1, Aet v6.0, whole genome shotgun sequence and contains these coding sequences:
- the LOC109752087 gene encoding WAT1-related protein At5g07050, translated to MAFCGGFMDKAKPYIAMISLQFGYAGMNVLTKVSLNGGMSHYVLVVYRHAFATLAIAPFALFIERKVRPKMTWSIFFQIFVLALLGPVIDQNFYYVGLKYTGPTFACAMSNILPAMTFVMAVIFRMEKIELKKVRCQAKIFGTVVTVAGAMLMTLYKGPLMHLPWTNGHAQPSGGEAPGAAGVDPTAREWFLGSLFIIIATLAWASLFILQTHTIKKYTAQLSLTTLICFIGTIQAIAVTFIMERRVSVWTIGFDMNLLAAAYAGIVTSSIAYYVQGLVIQKTGPVFASAFSPLMMIIVAVMGSFILSEKIYLGAVLGAVVIVVGLYAVLWGKHKETQEQEADAKAALPVASKGPDGASVLQGAAAAAGDDDGMRSASNGRGAGSASAV